TTACAGTCAAAGGAAGACATGCAGCATAATgccatttatacagtatgttattcacttcatctgctgttttatttataatgtttatatagTTTTCATCTCACCAAAAGTGGTCCCAGTAATCACCAGTGTACCAGCCAGTGAGTACTCAGAGCATTTATTCTTTTTTGATGTGCAACAGTTGAGCCATGAAGCCTGGTGTTGCAGATTTGAGTCCAGCCTGTGACATGTCTCCAATGTATTTTCCTGTCTCTCTCCGTTGCCTAATAAAAGTGTCAGACCTGCctccaaaaacatttattataggataaatgtttattgcaataattATGACAAAAGAATGAcagatttttattataaattctgaacattttaacaaataaaaaacaaccaaacattagtgaacatgaataaataaacaattacaatCATTCataaataacagtaaaataatacattaatacaatttgaaaaatgatGATGAATTCATAAATTAGTATGGTAATTGTCAAGTGTCAGAAttaactgtcatcatttacttaactcATTGAAGAAAAGTCAGAAGTTGCAGACTATCCAAAGATAAATCCAGAAGATGAGAACTATCATTCTTTGGATCCTCCCAGAGTACAGGGTAATATGTTATATGAAAAtgaatccttttttattttataaatacatgATCTGTACATTTATTGAGAAAGAAGAATCTGATTTAGATTGTTGCAAGTTCTGTCACTGATGAACACAAAACAAGCAGATTTCTTATTTGATTATGCTATTAAGCTGTTTTTACTATAATTAGCTTTTAAAAGCATaaactataaatacattttttaaccagACCTTCATAATTTTTTCCCCACAGGTAATTCACGGGAGGTTGtgatgatttattttttcagatgttTGCCCTTCCTCTCTCTGCTGGCGGCATTCTTTTACCTTAACAGAGATGACAGAAGAGTCACGAAGTCAAAACCAGGTAACTGTTTAacacagtgtttctcaaccattttgacactttaatctaacttattttaaataattttgagtcatcttGAGTTTGCTGAGGCCCCATGGGCATGAACCATGAATCATTACatgttttttgtgaagcaaaaattgtatttaaaaattttAGGCAATGAATTACCTAGTCATCCTATAAACTATAAAGCAATGTGAATGCTGCAACATCTTATGAATGGGCTGTTTtgtatacagctgtgctcaaaagtttgcataccctggcagaaattgtgaaattttgccattgattttgaaaatatgactgatcatgcaaaaaaaaaaaaaagtcttttatttaaggatagtgatcatatgaagccatttattatcacataattgtttggctcctttttatatcataatgataacagaaatcacccaaattgccctgatcaaaagtttacatacccttgaatgtttggccttattacagacacacaaggtgacacacacagatttaaatggcaattaaaggttaatttcccacacctgtggctgttaaaattgcaattagtgtctgtatataaatagttaatgagtttgttagctctcacgtggatacactgagcagaagacctgcgtaacaaggtaatggaactttataaagatggaaaaggatataaaaagatatccaaagccttgaaaatgccagtcagtactgttcagtcacttattaagaagtggaaaatttggggatctcttgataccaagccaaggtcaggtagaccaagaaaggtttcagccacaactgccagaagaattgttcgggatacaaagaaaaacccacaggtaacctcaggagaaatacaggctgctctggaaaaagacggtgtggttgtttcaaggagcacaatacaacgatacttgaacaaaaattagctgcatggtcgagttgccagaaagaagcctttactgcaccaatgccacaaaaaagcccggttacaatatgcccgacaacaccttgacacgcctcacagcttctggcacactgtaatttggagtgtgagaccaaaatagagctttatggtcagaaccataagcgctatgtttggagaggggtcaacaaggcctacagtgaaaagaataccatccccactgtgaagcatggtggtggttcactgatgttttgggggtgtgtgagctgtaaaggcacggggaatcttgtgaaaattgatggaaagatgaatgcagcatgttatcagaaaatactggcagacaatttgcattcttctgcatgaaagctgtgcatgggatgctcttggacattccagcatgacagtgaccctaagcacaaggccaaattgaccctccagtggttacagcagaaaaaggtgaaggttctggagtggtcatcacagtctcctgaccttaatatcatcgagccactctggggagatttcaaacgtcaccctcatgccatcccagatgtgtctgactttccttacataaataaagattattagaagaatatttcagttctgttggtccattcaatacaagtgaatggtggccagaactttgaagctccaaaaagcatataaaggcagcataaaagtaaaccatatgactccagtttttaaatcaatatcttcagaggggatatgataggtgtgggtgagaaagcagatcaatgtttaagtcattatttattataaatctacTTTTAAACAGCCCTCTTATGcgagttcttcttcttctgttattttttttttttggcaattagcattcttcatgcatattaccACCAACTGTGCAGAGACGAGAGAAAAAAGGGAGGgagaaaggaaaataataaataaatcatacagtatttgcacaacagcccaggaGCTGGCGATATGCATGgagaatgcgaatcggcaaaaaaaataaaataaaataaaaactctctTGAATGTGttgaaagtagatttatagtaaaaagggacttaaatattgatctgtttctcagctacacctatcatatcacttctgaagacatggatttaactacaaGAGGCGtatggattatatttatgctgcctttatatgctttttggaccttcaaagttctagccaccattcacatgcattgtatgaaatattcttctaaaaattgtaatatgtgttctgcagaataaaggcagtcatacacatctggaatggcatgagggtgagtaaatgatgagagaattttcatttttgggagaattattcctttaaagtggaagtgtgtaatgtctgcgccactagtgccaccaaagtctctttcaaggcaagtcagtccaatcTTAGAAacactcccaggcagctattttctatgaataCAACCAGCATAAAAATACAgctactatctacttgaatggggaaaaacagAAATTTCCAAACTGGTGTGTCAACGATTACGATCAAATCACATGACCCGAATCAGCagtgaaatctgacaacaatggtatcaaaaATTGTGcctctttagctcagatcactctAAAAAATGAAATCCAGCTAATGCGTGTTCTCGGGTCAACTGGCAGGcggtgtctgtatctaaaaggtaattggctcttttactctTTAAGtgggactttcttttctacacCTGCCATATTTGGTTTAAAAATGtatcccattcatttgaatacaaATGGTAGTTCTCGGGCTAAGTAATTCAATTTaacgccaccaaacggaattgcaaaaataaacaagctCTCCGAATAGCCCCGTCTGCTGTAGATCGAACAAACATATATTCCTGCCCCCaagtcatgccattggttgagtcaatgttgctgtgtcagaggAATTTTTATAATGCCACAGTAACACACAATGGTTACAGCTTTTGAGTAAATTAACATGAATTGCTTACTGATAGTTGTCTGGGATAAGGGAAAGCATATTAGGGCAATTAAAATAGGGCTCTAAGGATTACTAAGAAATTATATTTCTAGATCTTGCTGATTTTCTTTACATATTCATTGTTTCCAAAGCAGTTGAGCATGCAGTTGGATCAGAAGATGAACCAGAGGAAGATCTGGAATCAGGAAATAAACGAAGGAATGAAACTGAAGGTGTGGAACAGGGTGAGAATGCTTCTGAAGGAGGGGAAACGAGAGAAAATGCAGAGAAACCCTACACTGTTGAGGTGACGGAGGAAGATGAAGAAAAACATGATGAAGGCAATGAGACAGTTGTAATTCTGGACAGTGAAAATGAGTCAGTTCCAACGTGTGGCAATGAAAAAGGGACAGATTCTGTTTTGGACACCAAAGAAAGGACCGTTTCTGCACTGGGTGATAGTGTTGTTTCAGCTCTGTGTCAGAGACAGGAAATGAATTGATGGGCGTACTGTTCAGGTCTATGATGTAACGTCCTGTATCACTCTTTGCTTGGAGTTTCTTAATGGTTTGCAACATAACAAAGTATCGGCCACCACTGAATTCTGAAATGTAATAAATGATATTCCTATTGATATTTAataataacatactgtatgtcttgtACACGCATGGATCTGTCTGTttgattgtgttttgttgtgGGGGAAGTGTATATGTTTGTGAACGGGGGAGGAGGAAAGTTAAAGATAAGTGTTGTGGTTTACTCAGGTCTTGACTGTGACaaaatggtgggggggg
The DNA window shown above is from Myxocyprinus asiaticus isolate MX2 ecotype Aquarium Trade chromosome 40, UBuf_Myxa_2, whole genome shotgun sequence and carries:
- the LOC127430986 gene encoding uncharacterized protein LOC127430986 isoform X1, with the protein product MYQCLCWFRLSSNTQKMKFSSILICGLILSCFCSRATGSKEELSIIQSPANSITVNEGDSAQITCCWNKVNHSVKTVWYKNEKRVAAEKQQHKEDCSILYITKITMNDTGDYFCKLYQDIPYLLEFEGNRTTIIVKEGQVSTYTTTTANVNSVSLSTATAATASFVSRTTTTLIGIHTTTEVFISPKVVPVITSVPAKKSEVADYPKINPEDENYHSLDPPRVQGNSREVVMIYFFRCLPFLSLLAAFFYLNRDDRRVTKSKPAVEHAVGSEDEPEEDLESGNKRRNETEGVEQGENASEGGETRENAEKPYTVEVTEEDEEKHDEGNETVVILDSENESVPTCGNEKGTDSVLDTKERTVSALGDSVVSALCQRQEMN